The following coding sequences lie in one Eremothecium sinecaudum strain ATCC 58844 chromosome IV, complete sequence genomic window:
- a CDS encoding uncharacterized protein (Syntenic homolog of Ashbya gossypii AEL066C; Syntenic homolog of Saccharomyces cerevisiae YEL023C) has protein sequence MADSVDSCTTSSLTESSTWKNLVLCFDGTDNTFGPDPFTNVLKIFRMLESNNDGSQMCYYQPGIGTSVSVLGTIKATTRSKFVNTVDSMFAFTLDHHIISAYLFLMEYYEVGDKIFMFGFSRGAFTARVLTGMLERVGLLKRGLEDLAPMAWKLYEAWEYAAQPSQPNYTTTLIDEFRNTFGRNIAVRVHFEGLFDSVNSCGIIRDRLFPYTSRSGIVDHVRHAVSIDERRGKLKQQSFSPNPYTQKLFSFVYRNYIVETNRGSSTVIDNASEAYSNPIINSTVANFRAEHPNPGTDVDLELGIENSKSDPKSAELLRNVNDYLTIGIGRKNRSSWFRRKFNSLSRQRVEGTFQRYSPDSDYSGDEVLVSSDLIEKWFPGDHSDVGGGWAPDMETEQFISDLPLRWILSEAIKYGVFFKKGVIRQYADSYTSAGSLLSATHDMLSWHTGHLTMRSPFALNQNPSKKDLDKFRGLLKVPKKVFRALRGKHKSSRYGSTEQEDSGTVKQGCVPKLVKNNGHGSKSIFQVILWWVVELIAIGIRLEDEKCRWKNVYVPNLGRHRNIPEYGEMHWSVYWRCKFVQDYRPSNLPAYAADLIEEYLGIELLDKKKRKGRSKVTAEALLYPSDQSVQNQGDSYTSSSVDVEIIAALDEQQLQRWIENSWKDIPDDLEQLLQLNPDL, from the coding sequence ATGGCAGATTCAGTGGATTCATGCACTACAAGCTCCTTAACAGAGTCCAGTACATGGAAAAACTTGGTACTTTGTTTTGATGGAACAGACAATACATTTGGACCTGACCCCTTTACAAATGTTTTAAAGATTTTTCGCATGTTGGAAAGTAATAATGATGGATCTCAGATGTGTTACTACCAGCCAGGGATCGGTACTAGTGTTAGTGTATTGGGAACTATTAAAGCTACTACAAGAAGCAAATTTGTAAATACTGTGGACTCAATGTTTGCATTTACGTTAGACCATCATATCATCTCTGCGTACTTATTTTTGATGGAGTACTATGAGGTGGGGGACAAAATTTTTATGTTTGGTTTCAGCAGAGGTGCTTTTACCGCCAGAGTTCTAACTGGAATGTTGGAGAGAGTTGGCTTACTCAAAAGAGGCTTGGAAGATTTGGCCCCTATGGCGTGGAAGCTTTATGAAGCTTGGGAGTATGCGGCACAGCCAAGCCAGCCGAATTACACAACCACTTTAATAGATGAATTTAGGAATACTTTTGGGCGGAATATAGCAGTGCGTGTGCATTTTGAAGGTTTGTTTGATTCTGTTAACTCTTGTGGTATAATTCGTGACAGACTATTCCCATATACATCGCGAAGCGGAATTGTAGATCATGTTCGACATGCTGTAAGCATTGATGAAAGAAGGGGCAAGCTAAAACAGCAAAGCTTTTCCCCAAATCCTTATACTCAGAAACTATTTTCTTTCGTTTACAGAAACTATATTGTTGAGACTAATCGTGGCTCTTCAACTGTCATAGATAACGCTAGTGAAGCGTATTCAAATCCAATTATCAATTCAACAGTGGCCAATTTTAGAGCCGAGCATCCAAATCCAGGTACAGATGTAGATCTTGAACTTGGTATTGAAAACTCCAAAAGTGATCCCAAATCAGCTGAATTGTTGCGTAATGTGAATGATTACTTGACTATTGGCATAGGGAGAAAGAATAGATCTTCCTGGTTCAGGCGGAAGTTCAACTCTCTTTCAAGGCAACGTGTAGAAGGCACATTCCAAAGGTATTCTCCAGATAGTGATTATTCAGGCGATGAGGTGCTTGTTTCCTCAGATTTAATAGAAAAATGGTTTCCAGGTGATCATTCAGATGTGGGCGGCGGTTGGGCTCCTGACATGGAAACTGAACAGTTCATCAGTGACCTTCCATTGCGTTGGATCTTATCCGAAGCAATAAAGTACGGGGTTTTTTTTAAGAAGGGCGTTATCCGTCAATACGCAGATTCATATACTTCGGCAGGTAGCCTTCTTTCAGCAACTCATGATATGTTGAGTTGGCATACTGGGCATCTAACAATGCGAAGTCCATTCGCACTTAATCAAAATCCTTCTAAAAAAGACCTTGATAAATTCCGCGGGCTGTTAAAAGTACCAAAGAAGGTCTTCCGTGCTCTTAGAGGGAAGCATAAATCTTCGCGATATGGGTCAACGGAACAAGAAGATTCAGGGACGGTAAAGCAAGGATGTGTTCCAAAGCTCGTGAAGAACAATGGCCACGGGTCGAAAAGTATATTTCAGGTTATTTTGTGGTGGGTTGTTGAACTAATAGCAATTGGAATAAGATTAGAAGATGAGAAGTGCAGGTGGAAGAATGTCTACGTGCCGAATTTAGGTAGACACCGTAATATTCCAGAATACGGGGAAATGCATTGGTCAGTTTACTGGAGGTGTAAATTTGTTCAAGACTATAGGCCGTCTAATCTACCAGCTTATGCGGCTGATTTAATAGAGGAATACCTTGGGATTGAATTACTGGATAAGAAGAAGCGGAAGGGTAGGTCTAAGGTTACAGCAGAAGCTCTGTTATATCCTAGCGACCAATCCGTACAGAATCAAGGTGATAGTTATACAAGCAGTTCTGTAGATGTAGAGATAATAGCTGCCCTTGATGAACAGCAATTACAGAGGTGGATTGAAAACTCCTGGAAGGATATACCCGATGATCTCGAACAGTTACTACAACTGAATCCAGATCTATAA
- the RAD26 gene encoding DNA-dependent ATPase RAD26 (Syntenic homolog of Ashbya gossypii AEL065C; Syntenic homolog of Saccharomyces cerevisiae YJR035W (RAD26)), which produces MDSEDLRSLDAAIVSQDSLERKIETNAEKFINQHQLEQEEARLSRYTEKLKLLKHRVATIERNIQKATRISVRARLREQVLELKEKEIKPLLDDINDIKERIKDIKKDNSSKSDSVDADGRRHSESERDFLIRTGKITAFGNLTEFKIEDEVTTENTQKIIEEDGIIQPENNDEAYSSDNPEVDEIVLSDEGVINVEEDIDDGIEEHYQKRLKNWVAKRSAQRTNDPHPDWPEWEKPNPLRTGAELNGGFKIPGEIFTQLFNYQKTCVQWLYELYQQKSGGILGDEMGLGKTIQIIAFLASLHHSRKLDGPILVVCPATVMKQWCNEIHSWWPPLRTIILHSIGSGMVNKKRLSEDQMEELFLTSSRDELSYDQYSDDVSFHRTRKQLEAKYGVSTLIKRVIEQGHILISTYVGLRIHADELLNVKWGYVVLDEGHKIRNPDSEIALTCKQLKTHHRVILSGTPIQNNLTELWSLFDFIFPGKLGTLPIFQQQFSIPINTAGYANATNMQVQTGYKCAVALKDLISPYLLRRVKSDVAKDLPKKNEMVLFCKMTQFQREKYLQFLNSDELVKIKNGKRQVLYGIDILRKICNHPDLLEREFIKQKRSYGDPKRSGKMQTVKQLLVSWRKQGHKALLFTQSRQMLDILEKAVTEKYKDLSDLKYLRMDGTTNIAKRQNLVDKFNNEDYDLFLLTTRVGGLGVNLTGANRIIIFDPDWNPSTDLQARERAWRIGQKREVIIYRLMISGSIEEKIYHRQIFKQFLTNKVLNNPKQKRFFKMNELHDLFSLGNEHSFANEEFSQEVKKQTQKMIKDTAADADDFNEIVNFEGVAKLEGFYSSKEQKEKQKDEDSRLLEGLFSGGDVTNAETNNFPPHFLDPATDNNISKEASRVAENAVAMLRKSRKITKRFEVGTPTWTGKFGNAGRIKKKKSNQTNSSTLLAKFAESSNTIKNISIDDNVVDNYTEILGRTQDYLKKRPDFFSKSEDIMKTLGVEIRNKEELMRIRALLKEIATFDKAKLGWVLKSEFRDRAA; this is translated from the coding sequence ATGGATTCAGAGGACTTAAGGTCACTGGATGCTGCTATAGTTTCGCAAGATTCATTAGAGCGGAAAATAGAGACAAATGCAGAGAAGTTTATCAACCAACATCAGTTAGAACAGGAAGAAGCACGCCTTAGCCGATATACAGAGAAGCTAAAATTGCTAAAGCACCGAGTAGCTACGATAGAAAGGAATATTCAAAAGGCTACAAGAATTAGTGTCCGGGCCAGGCTACGAGAGCAAGTGTTAGAGTTGAAAGAAAAAGAGATCAAACCATTATTGGATGATATAAATGATATTAAAGAAAGGATTAAAGACATTAAAAAGGATAATTCCTCTAAATCAGACAGCGTAGATGCCGATGGAAGAAGACATAGCGAGTCAGAACGAGATTTTCTTATAAGAACGGGTAAAATTACGGCATTTGGGAATCTTACAGAATTTAAAATTGAAGATGAGGTGACAACCGAGAATACACAGAAAATTATAGAAGAGGATGGCATAATACAGCCTGAAAATAACGATGAAGCATATAGCAGTGATAATCCCGAAGTAGATGAAATAGTTCTGAGTGATGAAGGCGTTATTAACGTTGAGGAGGATATCGATGACGGGATAGAAGAGCATTACCAGAAGCGACTGAAAAATTGGGTTGCAAAGCGAAGCGCTCAGCGTACGAATGATCCCCATCCAGACTGGCCAGAGTGGGAAAAGCCCAATCCTCTTAGAACAGGCGCGGAGTTGAATGGCGGTTTCAAGATACCGGGTGAGATATTTACTCAATTGTTTAATTACCAAAAGACCTGTGTACAGTGGCTTTACGAACTTTACCAGCAGAAGAGTGGTGGAATATTAGGTGATGAGATGGGTCTAGGTAAAACGATTCAAATCATAGCGTTCTTGGCTTCATTGCATCACTCTAGAAAGCTAGATGGGCCGATTTTAGTTGTTTGCCCGGCAACTGTGATGAAACAATGGTGCAATGAGATACATTCATGGTGGCCACCATTGCGTACAATTATATTGCACTCAATTGGCTCAGGCATGGTTAATAAGAAACGATTGTCAGAGGACCAGATGGAGGAGCTCTTCTTAACCTCTAGCCGAGACGAATTGTCCTACGACCAATACTCAGATGACGTTAGCTTCCATAGAACGCGGAAACAGCTTGAAGCAAAATATGGTGTCAGCACATTGATAAAAAGAGTAATAGAACAGGGCCATATTTTGATTTCTACATATGTTGGTTTAAGAATACATGCGGATGAATTGCTAAACGTGAAATGGGGCTACGTAGTCCTAGACGAGGGCCACAAGATCCGTAACCCCGACTCCGAAATAGCTCTCACTTGCAAGCAACTTAAGACACATCACCGGGTCATATTATCTGGGACTCCAATCCAGAACAATTTGACAGAGCTATGGAGTTTATTTGATTTTATATTTCCTGGCAAGCTAGGAACCTTGCCCATATTCCAGCAGCAATTTTCAATTCCGATAAATACTGCAGGATATGCAAATGCTACAAATATGCAAGTACAGACGGGATACAAGTGCGCAGTAGCGTTGAAAGACTTAATTTCCCCATATTTACTGCGAAGAGTCAAAAGCGACGTTGCGAAGGACCTACCAAAAAAGAATGAAATGGTTTTATTCTGCAAGATGACCCAATTCCAACGAGAGAAGTACCTGCAGTTTTTAAACTCCGATGAGCTAGTCAAGATTAAAAACGGCAAGCGGCAGGTGTTGTATGGTATCGACATTTTGCGTAAGATTTGTAATCACCCCGATCTCTTGGAACGCGAGTTTATTAAACAAAAGCGGTCATATGGAGATCCTAAGCGCTCCGGAAAAATGCAAACAGTCAAGCAACTACTCGTATCTTGGCGCAAGCAGGGCCATAAGGCGTTGCTTTTCACTCAATCTAGGCAAATGCTTGACATATTGGAAAAAGCAGTAACCGAAAAGTACAAGGATCTTTCCGACCTAAAATACCTCCGCATGGACGGTACTACGAATATTGCAAAACGCCAGAATCTCGTTGATAAATTTAACAACGAGGACTACGACTTATTCCTGCTTACTACCAGGGTAGGCGGTCTCGGCGTCAATCTAACTGGCGCCAATAGGATTATAATTTTTGACCCGGACTGGAATCCATCGACCGACCTGCAAGCTAGAGAAAGAGCTTGGCGGATAGGACAGAAAAGGGAGGTCATAATTTACCGTCTCATGATTTCGGGATCTATAGAAGAGAAAATCTATCATCGCCAGATTTTTAAGCAGTTTTTGACTAATAAGGTCCTTAATAACCCCAAACAAAAACGGTTTTTTAAGATGAACGAACTACATGATCTCTTCTCCCTTGGCAATGAGCACAGTTTTGCAAACGAAGAGTTTTCGCAAGAGGTTAAAAAGCAAACCCAAAAAATGATAAAAGATACCGCAGCAGATGCCGACgattttaatgaaattgtCAATTTCGAGGGTGTAGCTAAACTGGAGGGGTTTTATAGCTCAAAAGAACAAAAAGAAAAACAGAAGGACGAGGATTCAAGATTATTGGAAGGTTTATTCAGTGGAGGTGACGTAACAAACGCAGAAACGAATAATTTCCCCCCTCATTTTCTAGACCCTGCAACAGACAATAATATCTCAAAAGAAGCCAGCCGCGTCGCAGAAAATGCTGTTGCAATGTTACgaaaatcaagaaagatCACAAAAAGATTCGAGGTAGGAACTCCAACCTGGACTGGGAAGTTTGGAAACGCCGGTAGGATcaaaaagaagaaatcGAACCAGACAAATTCCTCGACGTTATTAGCAAAATTTGCGGAATCAAGTAATACGATTAAAAATATCTCAATTGATGATAATGTAGTAGATAATTACACCGAGATTTTAGGAAGGACTCAGGATTATTTGAAGAAACGCCCTGATTTTTTCAGTAAATCGGAGGATATTATGAAAACCCTCGGCGTTGAAATTAGAAATAAGGAGGAGCTTATGAGAATAAGGGCGCTTCTTAAGGAAATAGCCACATTCGATAAAGCAAAATTGGGCTGGGTACTGAAAAGCGAATTTCGAGATCGGGCAGCTTGA
- the PET191 gene encoding Pet191p (Syntenic homolog of Ashbya gossypii AEL064C; Syntenic homolog of Saccharomyces cerevisiae YJR034W (PET191)), with the protein MVASCKDQRKAVSICLQRSPCVMIERNTPKKCLEDPELLKELPELCISQMKAFLECKRGIVDMKKRFRGNAPLSTGRYDQQYENLSSGNFDPRDEMKKLELLDSSSKT; encoded by the coding sequence ATGGTTGCTAGTTGTAAAGACCAGAGAAAAGCTGTTTCGATATGTCTTCAGCGGTCTCCATGTGTTATGATTGAAAGAAACACTCCAAAGAAGTGTTTGGAAGATCCAGAGCTTTTGAAAGAACTGCCTGAACTTTGTATTTCGCAAATGAAAGCATTTCTAGAGTGCAAAAGAGGAATAGTGgatatgaagaagagattCAGAGGTAATGCCCCTCTTTCTACTGGTAGATATGATCAACAGTATGAAAATTTGTCATCTGGTAATTTTGACCCCAGAGATGAGATGAAGAAACTAGAGTTATTGGATAGTAGCAGTAAGACATGA
- the RAV1 gene encoding Rav1p (Syntenic homolog of Ashbya gossypii AEL063W; Syntenic homolog of Saccharomyces cerevisiae YJR033C (RAV1)), with protein MLNFLPGEPNKTIQTICHKTWKRHTILAYCSGNNLIILSNRFTKLQTIYFDNDATAVDISEISGLIAIAVGNVVHIYEPLHNISKDPKWVASTTIFHDESRVNCLEWTLNDEIVVGSDYLSLWKFKSDINTLCPYLLWTQRHPTPVYRCLVSQDAQLIATLGKYDKKLKVWRRISNAGDHVLFDLTLIPHVGYVTMFRWRKVESETQPTIHILYTLCSDYNFRIWSNFDNENKNNVQNWGTIQLDKGKGERFALVIDNWILERTIPKDSSKPFLNYLSDNHVEMVGIISTKGLLRVIALENLSEDPPRIVNITELKTVKLNSSWFTSNPKFLYFAEPRVFDNSVHKISIIIHDLRGSIKHLLISVDKLFEQNSVTNVLEHKFTGHNKSIQKLQRSSDGEAVLTISRFDENSLWVPQPLHSGISLKKRSSILTTSPVYHALVHEKGALVITLLRSYKLQAWDCSSVKSKVAALICETEINSERGYPLLMIATPEKKHNHECHFVSLLYSTGHVECYKVTNSAITQIQSNKIQVDDDDGGTIYLASAIDPVQHTFFSDRNLVATISSSGLVRTHKALVAADQSSIVWKVSHEMNTNIKNSSRLSGSSFEKICIVDSTRKVFSIWDINKDVVECEYNFETPILDIDWTSTRMGQSIVSIGFDNHVILFTQLRYDYTNKLPSFSPIKKIEIAKHTTHRIGDSTWLKDGTIVVASGNQLFIEDKQLDLTDNFTVRSIGSRWLISDDILHLSSVLNGPLPVYHPQFLIQALYFGKIKLTKGILLRLFSKLRQIEFNPDLRDALSSNLDLNYGNFIMASEKNYVSDTAEDACENFDSNVSSRLRETLTKVMLPYLTRNQQKTLITVVEALEEMSKNERSVDFSGLLFILGLKLFIAHMKTQPSVTMRDVAWALHSENKQVLLSLIDSDLNSWSRAKQYRISYWATEEDLKRKFEHIAKFEFAVDGTNNPFNCAIFYLALKKKNVLLGLWKISSSHPEGAKMLKFLKNDFSEPRWRTAALKNAFVLVSKHRYLDAACFFLIANSLKDAVNVLVTKVNDLDLAIGVCRVYEGDNGPELYNMLIKYVLPAAIEENDGWTSTFVFWKLRKRALAIKSLLMSPLEFSSDFEGINKDLIVNKSYLMEDPALLHLYLQLRKKKIDYFKGSLEINENTEYNIIKKVANIYFRMGCEYLSLSLLRNWDFTEKRKMAKTQNVDLREMENKMLEQGNMLSGGSHPNMFQKSEQASYSASFNDTSSPRNILDEYMNQKQSPRSKVVSLSITHTSDNPASSRPPRQASTPRNLLDEYMN; from the coding sequence ATGCTAAACTTCTTACCTGGTGAACCTAATAAGACAATACAGACTATTTGTCATAAAACGTGGAAAAGGCATACAATTTTAGCATATTGCTCTGGGAATAATTTAATTATCCTTTCAAATAGGTTTACGAAGCTTCAAACAATTTACTTTGATAATGATGCTACTGCAGTTGATATTAGTGAAATCTCTGGATTAATTGCAATAGCCGTTGGGAACGTTGTACATATTTATGAACCTCTGCATAATATATCAAAAGATCCAAAATGGGTTGCAAGTACTACAATATTTCATGATGAATCTCGAGTTAACTGTTTGGAATGGACTCTGAATGATGAGATAGTGGTTGGATCGGACTATCTATCTTTATGGAAGTTTAAAAGTGATATTAATACCCTTTGTCCTTATCTACTATGGACACAGAGGCATCCAACACCAGTTTATAGATGTTTGGTGTCACAAGATGCCCAACTTATTGCTACTCTTGGCAAGtatgataaaaaattgAAGGTTTGGAGAAGGATAAGCAACGCTGGGGACCATGTACTCTTTGATTTGACTTTGATTCCGCATGTTGGGTACGTTACAATGTTCCGCTGGCGGAAAGTTGAATCCGAAACACAACCGACGATACATATACTTTACACACTATGTTCAGATTATAATTTTAGGATTTGGTCGAATTTTGATAATGAGAACAAAAATAATGTACAGAATTGGGGCACCATACAACTAGATAAGGGGAAGGGTGAAAGATTTGCATTAGTTATCGATAACTGGATACTGGAAAGGACAATTCCTAAAGATTCATCTAAACCCTTTTTAAACTATCTATCTGATAATCATGTGGAGATGGTGGGTATTATATCAACCAAGGGACTGTTAAGGGTGATTGCATTAGAAAATTTGTCGGAGGATCCTCCAAGGATTGTCAACATCACTGAGTTGAAGACTGTAAAACTTAATTCCTCCTGGTTTACATCTAATCCCAAATTTCTTTACTTCGCAGAACCTAGGGTGTTCGACAATTCTGTGCATAAAATATCTATAATAATCCATGACTTAAGAGGTTCCATTAAGCATTTATTGATTTCAGTTGATAAACTTTTTGAACAAAACTCTGTGACGAATGTATTAGAACACAAATTTACGGGACATAATAAATCGATCCAAAAATTGCAAAGAAGTAGTGACGGTGAAGCAGTTTTAACTATAAGCAGATTTGATGAGAATTCACTGTGGGTTCCTCAACCTCTACACTCAGGAATCTCattgaagaaaagaagCTCTATTCTGACAACTTCACCAGTATATCATGCATTAGTGCATGAGAAGGGTGCTTTGGTTATCACTTTATTAAGGTCTTACAAACTTCAGGCCTGGGATTGCTCATCAGTGAAATCGAAAGTGGCTGCGCTGATTTGTGAAACGGAAATCAATAGTGAAAGAGGCTACCCACTACTAATGATAGCAACTCCTGAGAAGAAGCATAATCATGAATGTCATTTTGTTTCCCTTCTCTATTCAACTGGACATGTTGAATGCTATAAAGTTACCAATAGTGCCATCACCCAGATTCAGTCGAATAAAATACAAGttgatgacgatgatgGTGGAACTATTTATTTGGCATCTGCGATAGATCCAGTTCAGCATACCTTCTTCAGCGATAGAAACTTAGTTGCCACTATATCCTCATCCGGGCTCGTTCGGACACATAAGGCGTTGGTCGCAGCTGATCAATCTTCCATTGTTTGGAAAGTAAGCCATGAAATGAACACTAATATAAAAAATTCATCGCGACTTTCTGGTTCTTCTTTTGAGAAGATATGTATAGTTGATTCAACCAGAAAAGTGTTCTCAATTTGGGATATTAACAAGGATGTTGTAGAATGTGAGTATAATTTTGAGACCCCAATTTTGGATATCGACTGGACAAGTACAAGAATGGGTCAGAGCATTGTATCGATTGGTTTTGATAACCACGTAATTTTATTTACTCAGTTAAGATATGATTACACTAATAAGCTCCCCAGTTTTTCTCCAATAAAAAAGATAGAAATTGCAAAGCATACTACGCATAGAATTGGAGACTCTACATGGTTAAAGGATGGAACAATAGTTGTAGCTTCGGGTAACCAACTTTTCATAGAGGATAAACAGTTGGACTTAACTGACAATTTTACAGTAAGGTCAATTGGTTCGAGATGGTTGATTTCCGACGACATTTTGCATTTATCTAGTGTACTAAATGGACCTCTGCCTGTCTATCATCCTCAATTCTTAATCCAAGCATTATATTTTGGTAAGATAAAATTAACAAAAGGAATTTTATTGAGATTGTTTTCAAAATTGAGACAAATTGAGTTTAACCCTGATCTAAGAGATGCATTGTCTTCAAACCTAGATTTAAATTACGGGAATTTTATAATGGCATCCGAGAAAAACTACGTTAGTGATACAGCTGAAGATGCATGCGAAAATTTTGATAGTAACGTGTCTTCCAGGTTGCGAGAGACGTTAACAAAAGTGATGCTACCATATTTGACACGAAATCAGCAAAAAACATTGATAACGGTTGTAGAGGCCTTGGAGGAAATGAGTAAAAATGAAAGGAGTGTGGATTTTAGCGGCTTATTATTTATTCTGGGATTGAAACTATTTATTGCACATATGAAAACCCAGCCTTCTGTTACAATGAGGGATGTCGCGTGGGCACTTCATTCTGAAAACAAGCAGGTTTTATTATCATTGATTGATTCTGATCTGAATTCCTGGTCAAGAGCAAAACAATATAGGATATCATATTGGGCaacagaagaagatttaaaaagaaaattcGAGCACATTGCAAAGTTTGAATTTGCAGTTGATGGTACTAACAATCCATTCAACTGCGCGATATTCTATCTGGCgttaaagaagaaaaacGTTTTACTAGGGTTATGGAAGATATCCTCTTCTCATCCAGAGGGGGCTAAAATGTTGAAATTTCTGAAGAACGACTTCTCTGAACCTCGTTGGAGAACTGCTGCATTAAAAAACGCATTCGTACTGGTTAGTAAACATCGATACCTAGACGCAGCTTGTTTCTTCCTTATAGCAAATTCGCTAAAAGACGCCGTGAACGTTTTAGTGACGAAGGTGAATGATCTAGATCTTGCTATTGGCGTTTGCAGGGTCTACGAGGGCGACAATGGACCTGAACTGTATAACATGCTAATAAAGTACGTTTTACCTGCTGCAATCGAAGAAAACGACGGTTGGACTTCGACTTTTGTGTTCTGGAAGTTGCGGAAGAGAGCTTTAGCAATTAAAAGTCTATTAATGTCTCCATTGGAGTTCAGTTCAGACTTCGAAGGTATAAATAAGGATCTCATCGTCAATAAATCCTACTTAATGGAAGATCCTGCGCTACTGCATCTTTACTTACAACTACGGAAAAAGAAGATAGATTATTTTAAGGGATCTTTGGAGATCAATGAAAACACGGAATACAATATTATTAAAAAGGTTGCCAATATTTATTTCCGCATGGGATGTGAATACTTATCTTTATCCTTACTGCGGAACTGGGACTTCACTGAAAAAAGGAAAATGGCCAAAACGCAAAATGTAGATCTTCGTGAAATGGAAAATAAAATGCTTGAGCAAGGTAATATGTTAAGTGGTGGGTCGCATCCAAACATGTTCCAAAAATCTGAACAAGCTTCATATTCAGCATCTTTCAACGATACATCGTCACCGAGGAATATCCTGGATGAGTATATGAATCAAAAGCAGTCTCCACGTTCAAAGGTCGTTAGCTTATCTATTACACATACTTCTGATAATCCGGCCTCTTCAAGGCCTCCTCGTCAGGCTTCAACTCCAAGGAATCTTCTTGATGAATACATGAATTAG
- the CPR7 gene encoding peptidylprolyl isomerase CPR7 (Syntenic homolog of Ashbya gossypii AEL062C; Syntenic homolog of Saccharomyces cerevisiae YJR032W (CPR7)) has product MASNKKVYLDIGIDDEAVGRVVCTLFSDKAPKTTEQFLHLCKGDISIGDRQLTYKGNHFHRVIKNFMVQAGDVLFGSDTSDENLGRGGCSIYTSEEELQNMEGEVKNYGCFEDENLGEFDKPFYLAMANQGEKDTNSSQFFIVTATSPHLNSKHSIFGEVDMGKYVIRTIESVPVDEDGVPKSAVVIQDCGEWTEGMEVPLYNACNDTVGGDIYEELPGDDTHFNTEDLNEAYKVSQVIKESGTLLFKKKDFQNAYFKYIKSLKYINEFIPDIDFDKDLFEKFTMLKTKVYLNLTLVLYNLKRYKDSITYADFLLEMDDVPKLDIAKAHYRKGNCHLIMKRPEEALSEYKECKKLNPDDVVVEKKILEVENKIAEQLEKTKKSISKFFT; this is encoded by the coding sequence ATGGCATCTAATAAAAAGGTATATTTAGACATTGGGATTGATGATGAAGCTGTTGGAAGGGTAGTATGTACACTATTTTCCGATAAAGCCCCCAAAACAACAGAGCAATTCCTCCATCTCTGTAAAGGTGATATTTCAATTGGTGACAGACAGTTGACCTACAAAGGAAATCACTTTCATAGGGTTATAAAGAATTTTATGGTCCAGGCAGGCGATGTTCTTTTTGGATCGGATACTTCTGATGAGAATCTGGGTAGAGGAGGCTGTTCTATCTATACATCTGAAGAGGAACTCCAAAACATGGAAGGTGAAGTCAAGAACTATGGATGTTTTGAAGATGAGAACCTAGGTGAATTTGACAAGCCCTTTTATCTTGCTATGGCAAACCAGGGCGAAAAAGATACCAATAGTTCACAGTTTTTCATTGTAACTGCAACCTCGCCCCATTTAAATTCCAAGCATTCTATTTTCGGTGAAGTCGATATGGGAAAGTATGTAATTCGGACAATTGAAAGTGTTCCTGTGGATGAAGATGGAGTTCCTAAATCTGCTGTTGTCATTCAGGATTGTGGAGAATGGACTGAAGGAATGGAAGTACCTCTTTATAATGCTTGTAATGATACGGTTGGTGGTGATATATATGAAGAACTACCTGGTGACGATACACACTTTAATACGGAAGACCTAAACGAAGCTTATAAAGTTTCTCAAGTAATTAAAGAGTCTGGAACCCTATTGTTTAAGAAGAAAGATTTCCAAAATGCTTActtcaaatatatcaaatCATTGAAATATATCAATGAATTTATACCTGATATTGATTTTGACAAGGACCTGTTTGAAAAGTTTACCATGCTGAAAACGAAGGTTTATCTGAATTTGACGCTAGTATTATACAATTTAAAGCGGTATAAAGACTCTATAACATATGCTGATTTCCTGCTGGAGATGGATGACGTTCCAAAATTGGACATTGCGAAAGCTCATTACAGAAAGGGGAACTGTCACCTAATAATGAAAAGGCCAGAAGAGGCTCTGAGTGAGTACAAGGAATGCAAAAAACTCAACCCAGATGATGTAGTGGTAGAAAAGAAGATCCTTGAGGTTGAAAATAAGATAGCTGAGCAGCTTGAAAAAACGAAGAAGAGTATATCAAAATTCTTCACCTAA